From Rattus rattus isolate New Zealand chromosome 17, Rrattus_CSIRO_v1, whole genome shotgun sequence, the proteins below share one genomic window:
- the Bean1 gene encoding protein BEAN1 gives MSFKRPCPSRYNRTSYFYPTTFSESSEHSHLLVSPVLVASAVIGVVITLSCITIIVGSIRRDRQARIQRHHHRHRRHHHHHRHRRRRHREYEQDHAAGGHTHSHSSHRMPYACSPAEDWPPPLDISSEGEVDVTVLRELYPDSPPGYEECVGPGATQLYVPTDAPPPYSMTDSCLMLNGALDSNSGHSHSHHQQEQRTQGQSGLRTVSMDMLPPYEAVCGGGSPSDLLPLPGPEPRPSNSQGSLTPTQAPTPSPERIV, from the exons CACGATACAATCGTACCAGCTACTTCTACCCCACCACtttctctgagagctctgagcACAGCCACCTGCTGGTGTCTCCAGTGTTGGTGGCAAGCGCTGTCATAGGTGTGGTCATCACTCTCTCCTGCATCACCATCATTGTGGGCAGCATCAGAAGGGACAGACAGGCCCGGATCCAGCGACACCACCATCGTCATCGTcgccaccatcatcaccaccgccaccgccgGCGCCGACACCGAGAATACGAGCAGGACCACG CAgctggaggacacacacacagccactccAGCCACAGGATGCCCTACGCCTGTAGCCCTGCTGAGGACTGGCCCCCGCCCTTGGACATCAGCTCTGAGGGGGAAGTGGATGTCACCGTGCTCCGGGAGCTGTACCCAGATTCTCCACCAGG CTATGAGGAGTGTGTGGGACCAGGAGCCACTCAGCTGTATGTCCCCACGGATGCACCACCACCCTACTCGATGACAGATTCCTGCCTCATGCTGAATGGCGCCCTTGACTCAAACAGcggccacagccacagccaccatCAGCAAGAGCAGAGGACCCAGGGCCAGAGCGGCCTCCGCACTGTCTCCATGGACATGCTGCCACCTTATGAAGCCGTGTGTGGAGGAGGCTCTCCATCTGACCTGCTGCCATTGCCGGGACCAGAACCACGGCCAAGTAACTCCCAGGGCTCACTCACCCCAACCCAGGCTCCAACCCCCAGCCCTGAGAGGATTGTGTGA